The Paludisphaera rhizosphaerae genome includes a region encoding these proteins:
- a CDS encoding acetyl-CoA carboxylase biotin carboxylase subunit gives MFQKILIANRGEIACRIIRTARRMGIATVAVFSEADRDALHVDMADEAVAIGPPPPRQSYLDPDRIVAACKATGAEAVHPGYGFLSENEAFVRRLNAEGIVFIGPTADGIAAMGDKIASKRLARQAGVNVVPGFDGEIPSARRAVEIAREIGYPVMIKASAGGGGKGLRIARDDASVAEGFEACRAEAAGAFGDDRVFIEKYVERPRHIEIQVLADAFGSTVHLGERECSLQRRHQKVVEEAPSSFLDEATRQAMGAQAVALAKAVGYRSAGTVEFVVGADRSFYFLEMNTRLQVEHPVTEMVTGLDLVEQMIRIAAGKPLGMTQDQVRRDGWAIECRINAEDPFRNFLPATGRLVRYRPPEEERGGVRVDTGVVEGDEISIYYDSMIAKLITHGWTRKEAVGRMHEALNAFLIRGVASNLAFQSALTRHPRFLAGDIDTALIAETYPEGFHPSSLAHDDPLLLAAVAAYARRRYIKRATSTSGQLEGHARRIDSEWVVLMPEDRFELGVFLNDEGCEVLHKGEVHHLCTAWRLGEPLLKGTWDGVPVCVQVERMGLRYRISHWGTQVDAFVMTARAAELLALMPQKPPPDLSKLLLSPMPGLLVDLLAEPGQAIRAGETLAIVEAMKMRNVLKADHDGVVAEVLANPGDSLAVDQPILRFE, from the coding sequence ATGTTCCAGAAGATCCTGATCGCGAACCGGGGCGAGATCGCCTGCCGGATCATCCGCACCGCCCGTCGGATGGGGATTGCCACCGTGGCCGTCTTCTCCGAGGCCGACCGCGATGCGCTCCACGTGGATATGGCCGACGAGGCCGTGGCGATCGGTCCGCCCCCTCCTCGGCAGTCTTATCTCGATCCCGACCGGATCGTCGCCGCCTGCAAGGCGACCGGCGCGGAGGCCGTCCACCCCGGCTACGGCTTCCTCTCCGAGAACGAGGCGTTCGTCCGTCGCCTGAACGCTGAGGGGATAGTCTTCATCGGGCCGACGGCCGACGGCATCGCGGCGATGGGGGACAAGATCGCCTCCAAGCGGCTTGCCCGCCAGGCCGGCGTGAACGTCGTCCCTGGCTTCGACGGCGAGATCCCCTCGGCGCGCCGGGCCGTCGAGATCGCCCGCGAGATCGGCTATCCGGTGATGATCAAGGCATCGGCCGGCGGCGGCGGCAAGGGACTGCGAATCGCCCGCGACGACGCCTCGGTCGCCGAGGGATTTGAAGCCTGTCGCGCCGAGGCCGCCGGCGCTTTCGGCGACGACCGCGTTTTCATCGAGAAGTACGTCGAGCGTCCTCGACACATCGAGATCCAGGTCCTTGCCGATGCGTTCGGGTCGACGGTCCACCTGGGCGAGCGCGAGTGTTCCCTCCAGCGTCGGCATCAGAAGGTCGTCGAGGAAGCCCCCTCGTCGTTCCTCGACGAGGCGACTCGCCAGGCGATGGGCGCGCAAGCCGTGGCGCTGGCGAAGGCCGTCGGCTACCGATCGGCGGGGACCGTCGAGTTCGTCGTCGGCGCGGATCGCAGCTTCTACTTCCTGGAGATGAACACCCGGCTCCAGGTCGAGCACCCTGTCACCGAGATGGTCACCGGCCTGGACCTCGTCGAGCAGATGATCCGGATCGCCGCCGGCAAGCCTCTGGGGATGACCCAGGATCAGGTCCGCCGCGACGGCTGGGCGATCGAGTGTCGGATCAACGCCGAGGATCCGTTCCGCAACTTCCTCCCCGCCACGGGACGACTCGTCCGTTACCGGCCTCCCGAGGAGGAGCGCGGCGGCGTTCGCGTCGATACGGGCGTCGTCGAGGGGGATGAGATCTCGATCTACTACGACTCCATGATCGCCAAGCTGATCACCCACGGCTGGACGCGAAAGGAAGCGGTCGGCCGGATGCACGAGGCGCTCAACGCCTTCCTGATCCGAGGCGTGGCGTCGAACCTCGCGTTCCAGTCGGCCCTCACGAGGCATCCGCGGTTCCTCGCCGGCGACATCGACACGGCGTTGATCGCTGAGACCTATCCTGAGGGCTTCCATCCGTCGAGCCTCGCCCACGACGACCCGCTGTTGCTGGCGGCCGTCGCGGCTTACGCCCGCCGCCGCTACATCAAGCGGGCGACGTCGACGAGCGGCCAGTTGGAAGGGCACGCTCGCCGCATCGATTCCGAATGGGTCGTCCTCATGCCCGAGGACCGCTTTGAGCTGGGCGTCTTCCTGAATGACGAGGGCTGCGAGGTTCTCCACAAGGGGGAGGTCCATCACCTTTGCACCGCCTGGCGATTGGGTGAGCCGCTCCTCAAGGGGACTTGGGACGGCGTGCCGGTCTGCGTTCAGGTTGAGCGAATGGGGCTGAGGTATCGGATCTCGCACTGGGGGACGCAGGTCGACGCCTTCGTCATGACCGCCCGCGCCGCCGAACTGCTGGCCCTGATGCCCCAGAAGCCGCCGCCGGATCTGTCGAAGCTCCTCCTCTCGCCGATGCCCGGCCTGCTGGTGGATCTCCTCGCCGAGCCCGGCCAGGCGATCCGAGCCGGCGAGACCCTCGCCATCGTCGAGGCGATGAAGATGCGGAACGTCCTCAAGGCCGACCACGACGGCGTCGTCGCCGAGGTCCTCGCCAACCCCGGCGACAGTCTGGCCGTCGACCAGCCGATCCTGCGGTTCGAGTGA
- a CDS encoding Gfo/Idh/MocA family oxidoreductase → MKSDQSRRAFLESVGLAAGAGAALGTGRAAASEEAPRRPKIAALTSTYFYLSHGYHIVGRFLDGFPVYDGGPGRTPEQNLHRPPFDVASLYIEQVADDSDLGRAKAARHGVRLSPTIADALTLGTGKLAVDGVLLIAEHGEYPLNEKLQKLYPRHAYFQKVLEVFRASGKVAPIFVDKHLSYSRAEAAEMVSQAEAMGVPLMAGSSLPVTWRLPEMEIPLGRPMKDVLVASRGNLEIFGFHALEVLQCMAERRDLRGRPQGVAAVTYLEGDAVWQAADRGVWSWELLSHALGRSHTVNPGDVRQNTRDFKRPGVRDRETIFDFPVAFVVEYVDGLRGTVLILNGHVDDTTVAVRTTDGAGRETIASTLTYLPAPPGASFFNPLVLRIEDFFHAGAPPCPVRRTQLSGGILDAALESRIKGGARIETPDLAAIDYKAPADSAFIRSPLTDPTPNRL, encoded by the coding sequence GTGAAGTCGGACCAGTCTCGACGAGCGTTTCTGGAATCCGTGGGCCTGGCGGCGGGCGCAGGCGCGGCGTTGGGAACTGGGCGCGCGGCCGCCTCCGAGGAAGCCCCGAGGCGACCGAAGATCGCCGCATTAACATCCACATACTTCTATCTATCGCACGGCTACCACATCGTCGGCCGATTCCTGGACGGCTTCCCCGTCTACGACGGCGGACCGGGGCGGACGCCCGAGCAGAACCTGCACCGACCGCCGTTCGACGTCGCCAGCCTCTACATCGAGCAGGTCGCCGACGATTCGGACCTGGGTCGCGCCAAGGCCGCTCGCCACGGCGTCCGTCTCAGCCCCACCATCGCCGACGCCCTGACGCTTGGCACGGGCAAGCTGGCCGTCGACGGCGTGCTGCTGATCGCCGAGCACGGCGAGTATCCGCTCAACGAGAAGCTCCAGAAGCTCTACCCCCGTCACGCCTACTTCCAGAAGGTGCTGGAGGTCTTCCGGGCCTCGGGGAAGGTCGCTCCGATCTTTGTCGACAAGCACCTTTCCTACAGCCGGGCCGAGGCCGCCGAGATGGTCTCGCAGGCTGAAGCGATGGGCGTCCCGCTCATGGCCGGCTCGAGCTTGCCCGTCACCTGGCGGCTCCCCGAAATGGAGATCCCGCTCGGCAGGCCGATGAAGGACGTGCTCGTCGCCTCAAGGGGGAACCTGGAGATCTTCGGCTTCCACGCGCTGGAGGTCTTGCAGTGCATGGCCGAACGCCGCGACCTACGGGGCCGGCCGCAGGGCGTCGCCGCCGTGACCTACCTGGAAGGCGACGCCGTCTGGCAGGCCGCGGACAGGGGCGTGTGGTCGTGGGAACTCCTCTCCCACGCCCTGGGACGGAGCCACACCGTCAACCCGGGCGACGTCCGCCAGAACACTCGCGACTTCAAACGCCCCGGCGTTCGTGATCGCGAGACGATCTTCGACTTCCCGGTGGCCTTCGTCGTCGAATACGTCGACGGCCTGCGGGGAACGGTCCTCATCCTCAACGGCCACGTCGACGACACGACGGTCGCCGTCCGGACGACGGACGGAGCCGGCCGCGAGACGATCGCATCAACGCTGACTTACCTTCCCGCCCCTCCGGGCGCGAGCTTCTTCAACCCGCTGGTCCTCCGCATCGAGGACTTCTTCCACGCCGGCGCCCCACCCTGCCCCGTGCGTCGGACCCAGCTCTCCGGCGGGATTCTCGACGCCGCGCTGGAGAGCCGCATCAAGGGCGGAGCACGCATCGAAACCCCTGACCTCGCCGCGATCGACTACAAGGCTCCCGCCGACTCGGCCTTCATCCGGTCTCCGCTCACCGACCCGACGCCGAACCGGCTCTGA